A genomic region of Mycolicibacterium poriferae contains the following coding sequences:
- a CDS encoding cytochrome P450 translates to MTTISSTDYWIDQAKRRLKPTPVTIPGMGSVEKRLLAHDFKEITLAEPPAGSGLKAVKGDQGLPILAHMIEMFRGGPDFILHQYRKWGPIYYSGSQVLPAVGALGPDATQAVFSNRNKDFSQRAWDPVIGPFFEGGLMLRDFDDHMYHRRIMQEAFTRSRLTGYVEHIDSVASAVIAHDWVADDPRFLFYPHVKELTLDIASVVFMGHQAGTDKELVTTVNEAFTTTTRAGNAIVRKPVPPLSWWRGIKARKTLEDYFNARIGEKRRSESTDMFSVLCHAQDEDGQSFTDDDVVSHMIFLMMAAHDTSTSTLTTMAYHLAANPLWQERLREESERIGDGPLDIEALDKLEAYDLVINEALRMQTPLPFNFRQAVRDTDLLGYYIPEGTAIMTWPALNHRLPELWTDPEKFDPERFAEPRNEHKKHRYAFAPFGGGAHKCIGMVFGQLEIKTVMHRLLRKYRLELTHPGYTPRYDYGGMAVPVDGMPIVLRPLR, encoded by the coding sequence ATGACGACGATCAGCAGCACTGATTACTGGATTGACCAGGCCAAACGACGGCTGAAGCCGACCCCGGTGACCATTCCGGGGATGGGCTCGGTGGAGAAGCGCCTGCTGGCGCACGATTTCAAGGAGATCACGCTGGCCGAGCCGCCGGCCGGCAGTGGCCTCAAGGCCGTCAAGGGCGACCAGGGTCTGCCGATCCTCGCCCACATGATCGAGATGTTCCGCGGCGGGCCGGACTTCATCCTGCACCAGTACCGCAAGTGGGGCCCGATCTACTACTCGGGTTCACAGGTGCTGCCCGCGGTGGGCGCGCTCGGACCCGACGCCACGCAGGCCGTCTTCTCCAACCGCAACAAGGACTTCTCACAACGCGCCTGGGATCCGGTGATCGGGCCGTTCTTCGAGGGCGGGCTCATGCTGCGCGACTTCGACGATCACATGTACCACCGCCGGATAATGCAGGAAGCGTTCACCCGCAGCCGCCTGACCGGATACGTCGAGCACATCGACTCGGTGGCCTCGGCGGTGATCGCCCACGACTGGGTCGCCGACGATCCCCGCTTCCTGTTCTATCCCCACGTCAAGGAGCTGACCCTCGACATCGCCTCGGTGGTGTTCATGGGGCATCAGGCCGGCACCGACAAGGAACTTGTCACCACGGTCAATGAGGCATTCACCACGACCACGCGGGCGGGCAACGCCATCGTGCGCAAACCGGTGCCGCCGCTGAGCTGGTGGCGCGGCATCAAGGCGCGCAAGACGCTGGAGGATTACTTCAACGCGCGTATCGGCGAGAAGCGGCGCTCGGAGAGCACCGACATGTTCAGCGTGCTGTGCCACGCGCAGGACGAGGACGGTCAGAGCTTCACCGACGACGATGTCGTCAGCCACATGATCTTCCTGATGATGGCCGCACACGACACCTCGACGTCGACGCTGACCACGATGGCCTATCACCTCGCGGCCAACCCACTGTGGCAGGAGAGGCTGCGCGAGGAGTCCGAACGTATCGGGGACGGCCCACTGGACATCGAGGCGCTCGACAAGCTCGAGGCCTACGACCTGGTGATCAACGAGGCGCTGCGGATGCAGACCCCGCTGCCCTTCAACTTCCGCCAGGCCGTGCGCGACACCGACCTGCTGGGGTACTACATCCCCGAGGGCACCGCGATCATGACGTGGCCGGCGCTGAACCACCGTCTCCCCGAGTTGTGGACCGACCCCGAGAAGTTCGATCCCGAACGCTTCGCCGAACCGCGCAACGAGCACAAGAAGCACCGTTACGCGTTCGCTCCGTTCGGCGGCGGAGCCCACAAGTGCATCGGCATGGTGTTCGGTCAGCTGGAGATCAAGACCGTCATGCACCGGTTGCTGCGCAAGTACCGCCTCGAACTCACCCATCCGGGATATACCCCGCGCTACGACTACGGCGGGATGGCCGTTCCGGTCGACGGCATGCCCATCGTGCTGCGCCCGCTGCGCTGA
- a CDS encoding TetR/AcrR family transcriptional regulator: MTAEPNDTRQSRGDRQREAIITAVRELLEERSFAELSVSTISERAGVARSGFYFYFESKYAVLAVIVADAMEELDKLTHDFAPREPDESPSEFAERMVGYAAAVFASNDPIMAACSLARGTDAQIREIMDDFQDTVVDKIVGLVSQDTGARPVSPDLRALVRTLTAVTSMTLSHDSAFVGRDQDPSHAVEIVQRLWQYGLWGRDDVTS; the protein is encoded by the coding sequence ATGACTGCCGAACCCAACGACACCCGCCAGAGCCGCGGCGACCGGCAGCGTGAGGCGATTATCACCGCGGTCCGTGAGCTGCTGGAGGAGCGCTCGTTCGCGGAGCTGTCCGTCAGCACCATCAGCGAGCGGGCCGGTGTCGCGCGTTCGGGCTTCTACTTCTACTTCGAGTCCAAATACGCCGTGCTCGCGGTCATCGTCGCCGACGCGATGGAGGAACTCGACAAGCTCACCCACGACTTCGCCCCGAGAGAGCCGGACGAGTCCCCCTCGGAGTTCGCCGAACGCATGGTGGGTTACGCCGCGGCAGTGTTCGCGTCGAACGATCCGATCATGGCTGCGTGCAGTCTGGCTCGGGGCACTGATGCGCAGATCCGCGAGATCATGGACGACTTCCAGGACACCGTGGTCGACAAGATCGTCGGCCTGGTCAGTCAGGACACCGGCGCGCGGCCGGTGTCACCGGACCTCCGGGCGTTGGTGCGGACCCTGACCGCGGTGACGTCGATGACCCTGTCCCACGACAGCGCTTTCGTCGGTCGCGATCAGGACCCTTCGCACGCCGTGGAGATCGTCCAGCGGCTGTGGCAGTACGGCCTGTGGGGCCGTGACGACGTGACGAGCTGA
- a CDS encoding SDR family oxidoreductase — protein MAQQSGSKPGFSTGFAGKRCFLTGAASGIGRATALRLAVEGAELYLTDRNAAGLAATVADARALGAVVAAHRVLDISDVDEVAAFAADIHASGPAMDVVMNIAGVSAWGTVDKLTHRDWKSMIDINLMGPIHVIENFVPPMIEARRGGHLVNVSSAAGLVALPWHAAYSASKYGLRGLSEVLRFDLARHRIGVSVVVPGAVQTPLVDTVHIAGVDREDPQVRKWTGRFSGHAVSPEHAAEKILRGVAKNRYLVYTSPDIRALYLFKRTMWWPYSIAMKQVNLVFTRVLKPKKAKPQQR, from the coding sequence ATGGCGCAGCAAAGCGGCTCGAAACCCGGATTCAGCACCGGATTTGCGGGGAAGCGCTGCTTCCTGACCGGCGCGGCGAGCGGGATCGGCCGTGCGACCGCGCTGAGGCTCGCTGTCGAGGGTGCGGAGCTCTACCTGACCGACCGCAACGCCGCGGGGTTGGCTGCGACGGTCGCCGACGCCCGCGCGCTGGGCGCGGTGGTGGCAGCTCACCGCGTGCTCGACATCTCCGACGTCGACGAGGTCGCCGCGTTCGCGGCGGACATCCACGCCAGCGGGCCCGCGATGGACGTGGTGATGAACATCGCCGGTGTGTCGGCCTGGGGCACGGTGGACAAGCTGACCCATCGGGACTGGAAGTCGATGATCGACATCAACCTGATGGGCCCGATCCACGTCATCGAGAACTTCGTGCCGCCCATGATCGAGGCGCGCCGCGGCGGGCACCTGGTGAACGTCTCGTCGGCGGCTGGGCTGGTCGCTCTGCCCTGGCATGCCGCCTACTCGGCGAGCAAGTACGGTCTGCGCGGTCTATCGGAGGTGCTGCGGTTCGATCTCGCCCGTCACCGCATCGGGGTGTCGGTCGTGGTGCCCGGGGCGGTGCAGACCCCGCTGGTGGACACCGTGCACATCGCCGGGGTCGACCGCGAGGATCCGCAGGTGCGCAAGTGGACCGGACGGTTCTCCGGTCACGCGGTGTCCCCGGAACACGCCGCCGAGAAGATCTTGCGGGGCGTCGCCAAGAACCGGTACCTGGTCTACACCTCGCCCGACATCCGCGCGCTGTACCTGTTCAAGCGAACGATGTGGTGGCCCTACAGCATCGCGATGAAGCAGGTGAACCTCGTGTTCACCCGGGTGTTGAAGCCGAAGAAGGCGAAGCCGCAACAGCGTTGA
- a CDS encoding AAA family ATPase, whose product MLQTVAIRGYRSLRELVVPLRRLTVVTGANGTGKSSLYRALRLLADCGRGEVIGSFAREGGVASALWAGPEHLGGARRTGTAEGGPRTRSVSIELGYASDDFGYLVDLGLPQAKETAFGRDPEVKREVIFSGPAVRRATTLVRRTRGYVEVAADAGHGFDELVRDLPAHRSVLADWAGAAPELVMVRERLRDWRFYDGFRADTHAPSRRPQVGTRTPVLADDGADLAAAVQTIIETGTDDLARAVAYAFDGATVSVAVNDGLFDLQLHQRGMLRPLRSAEISDGTLRFLLWAAALLSPQPPSLMVLNEPETSLHPELVRPLAALIASAATRTQLIVVTHSPTLRECLGAAPLGSEDSDAWELELYKDWGETRIAEQGLLTTPPWDWGTR is encoded by the coding sequence ATGCTGCAGACGGTCGCGATCCGGGGCTACCGGTCGTTGCGCGAGTTGGTGGTGCCGCTACGCCGGCTCACCGTCGTCACCGGCGCCAACGGCACCGGCAAGTCATCGCTGTACCGGGCACTGCGCCTGCTGGCCGATTGCGGGCGCGGCGAGGTGATCGGGTCCTTCGCCCGTGAGGGCGGCGTCGCTTCGGCGTTGTGGGCCGGCCCCGAACACCTCGGTGGTGCGCGTCGGACCGGCACCGCCGAGGGCGGTCCGCGTACGCGTTCGGTGTCGATCGAACTCGGTTACGCCTCCGACGATTTCGGCTATCTGGTGGATCTGGGCCTGCCGCAGGCCAAGGAGACCGCGTTCGGGCGCGACCCCGAGGTCAAACGTGAGGTGATCTTCTCCGGGCCCGCCGTCCGGCGCGCGACGACGCTGGTACGCAGGACGCGCGGATACGTCGAGGTCGCAGCCGATGCCGGGCACGGCTTCGACGAGCTCGTCCGTGACCTGCCTGCGCATCGAAGCGTCCTGGCCGACTGGGCGGGCGCGGCCCCGGAGCTGGTCATGGTGCGGGAGCGACTGCGCGACTGGCGGTTCTACGACGGCTTCCGGGCCGACACCCATGCGCCGTCGCGACGGCCCCAGGTCGGCACCCGGACTCCGGTGCTCGCCGATGACGGCGCCGACCTGGCCGCGGCCGTGCAGACGATCATCGAGACCGGTACCGATGATCTCGCCCGCGCCGTCGCCTACGCGTTCGATGGTGCGACGGTGTCGGTCGCGGTCAACGATGGCCTGTTCGATTTGCAGCTCCACCAGCGGGGCATGCTGCGCCCGTTGCGCAGCGCCGAGATCTCCGATGGCACATTGCGTTTCCTACTGTGGGCGGCTGCGCTGTTGAGCCCGCAGCCACCCTCGCTGATGGTGCTCAACGAGCCCGAGACCTCTCTGCATCCCGAATTGGTCCGGCCCCTGGCGGCACTGATCGCGTCGGCCGCCACGCGCACCCAGCTGATCGTCGTGACGCACTCGCCGACGCTGCGCGAGTGCCTGGGCGCCGCGCCGCTCGGCTCCGAGGACAGCGACGCATGGGAGCTCGAACTCTACAAGGACTGGGGCGAGACCCGGATCGCCGAGCAGGGTCTGCTCACCACACCGCCGTGGGACTGGGGCACGCGGTGA
- a CDS encoding DNA polymerase IV: MTPAGGPWILHVDVDAFLASVELQRHPELAGLPVIVGGSGDPSEPRKVVTCASYGARTYGVHAGMPLRRAARRCPDATFLPSDPAAYDAASEQVMGLLRDLGHPVEVWGWDEAYVGGDLVELREAVDLAGRIQDLVTAGTGLTCSVGISDNKQRAKVATGFGKPAGIHALTDENWMATMGDRAVDALWGVGPKTAKELGAMGITTVAELAGTDAATLTSAFGPTTGLWILLLAKGGGDDTVSAQPWVPRSRSHVVTFADDLTDRADMADAVTDLAHRTLAEVVEQHRVVTRVAVTVRTASFFTRTRIRKLDLPTTDPGAVVTTALALLDLFDLDRPVRLLGVRLELAMPAPASAPMPAPRLAAGDVAGDR, from the coding sequence ATGACCCCGGCGGGCGGACCGTGGATCCTGCACGTCGACGTCGACGCTTTCCTCGCCTCGGTCGAGTTGCAGCGCCATCCCGAACTGGCCGGCCTGCCGGTCATCGTCGGCGGTAGCGGCGACCCGTCCGAGCCGCGCAAGGTGGTCACGTGTGCCTCCTACGGGGCACGTACCTACGGCGTCCATGCCGGCATGCCGCTCCGCAGGGCCGCCCGCCGCTGTCCCGACGCGACATTCCTGCCGTCCGATCCCGCGGCCTACGACGCCGCCTCGGAGCAGGTCATGGGCCTGCTGCGCGACCTCGGCCATCCTGTCGAGGTGTGGGGGTGGGACGAGGCCTACGTAGGCGGTGACCTCGTCGAGCTGCGCGAGGCCGTCGACCTCGCCGGCCGCATCCAGGACCTCGTCACCGCCGGGACCGGTCTGACCTGTTCGGTGGGGATCAGCGACAACAAGCAGCGCGCGAAGGTCGCCACCGGATTCGGCAAGCCGGCGGGCATCCACGCCCTGACCGACGAGAACTGGATGGCCACGATGGGCGACCGTGCTGTCGACGCGCTGTGGGGCGTCGGACCGAAGACCGCGAAGGAACTCGGCGCCATGGGCATCACCACCGTCGCCGAGTTGGCCGGCACCGACGCGGCGACCCTGACGTCGGCATTCGGCCCGACGACGGGGCTGTGGATCCTGCTGCTGGCCAAGGGCGGCGGCGACGACACGGTCAGCGCGCAGCCGTGGGTGCCGCGATCACGCAGCCACGTCGTCACCTTCGCCGACGATCTCACCGACCGCGCCGACATGGCTGACGCGGTCACCGACCTGGCCCACCGGACCCTGGCCGAGGTCGTGGAACAGCACCGCGTCGTCACCCGCGTCGCGGTCACCGTCCGCACCGCCTCGTTCTTCACCCGCACCAGGATCCGCAAGCTCGACCTGCCCACCACCGACCCCGGCGCGGTCGTCACCACGGCTCTGGCGCTGCTCGACCTGTTCGACTTGGACAGGCCGGTACGCCTGCTCGGCGTGCGACTGGAGTTGGCGATGCCCGCCCCCGCGTCCGCCCCCATGCCGGCCCCCAGACTGGCCGCCGGTGATGTCGCCGGGGACCGCTAG
- a CDS encoding TetR/AcrR family transcriptional regulator: MPVSDRLPTLTVSEAGPPERGDAARNRALLLQAARRLVDQRGAEAVTTDDIAAAAGVGKGTLFRRFGSRAGLMVVLLDEDEKAQQQAILFGPPPLGPGAPPLQRLLAYGRERLKFVDTHHALLSDVNRDPQMRFNAPMTLHHSHIRLLLESAGTSGDLDTQATALLDLLDADYVRHELTDRGRSLADLGDAWDTVARKLCGT, encoded by the coding sequence GTGCCTGTGTCTGACCGGTTGCCGACGCTGACGGTGAGCGAGGCCGGCCCGCCCGAGCGGGGTGACGCCGCGCGCAACCGGGCGCTGCTGCTGCAGGCCGCACGCCGCCTGGTCGACCAGCGCGGCGCCGAGGCCGTCACCACCGACGACATCGCCGCGGCGGCCGGCGTCGGCAAGGGCACGCTGTTTCGCCGCTTCGGCAGCCGCGCCGGCTTGATGGTGGTGCTGCTCGACGAGGACGAGAAGGCCCAGCAGCAGGCCATCCTGTTCGGCCCTCCGCCCCTGGGGCCGGGCGCACCTCCCCTGCAGCGCCTGCTCGCCTACGGTCGCGAGCGCCTGAAGTTCGTCGACACCCACCACGCCCTGCTCTCCGACGTCAACCGCGATCCGCAGATGCGGTTCAACGCGCCGATGACCTTGCATCACAGCCATATCCGGCTGTTGCTCGAGAGCGCGGGCACATCCGGAGATCTCGACACCCAGGCCACCGCACTGCTCGACCTGCTCGACGCCGATTACGTGCGGCACGAGCTCACCGACCGCGGACGCAGCCTCGCCGACCTGGGCGACGCGTGGGACACGGTGGCGCGCAAACTCTGCGGGACATGA
- a CDS encoding NADPH-dependent FMN reductase gives MASERRVDVTENGNATVLVLVGSLRAASVNRQLAELAAESAPAGVQVTIFDRLGEVPFYNEDIDGPTAPEPAQALREAGAHADAVLVVTPEYNGSVPGVLKNAIDWLSRPFGDGAIKGKPLAVVGAAHGRYGGVWAHDETRKSFGLAGARVVEDLELSLPTAELGDRHPRENAEVTARLRDIVGKLLAETD, from the coding sequence ATGGCGAGCGAGCGGAGGGTGGACGTGACGGAGAACGGGAACGCGACGGTGCTGGTGCTGGTGGGAAGCCTGCGGGCTGCCTCGGTCAACCGTCAACTGGCGGAACTGGCCGCGGAATCGGCGCCGGCCGGCGTGCAGGTGACAATATTCGACCGGCTCGGTGAGGTTCCCTTCTACAACGAGGACATCGACGGGCCGACCGCACCGGAACCGGCGCAGGCGCTGCGCGAAGCCGGCGCGCACGCCGACGCCGTGCTGGTCGTCACTCCCGAATACAACGGCAGCGTGCCCGGGGTGCTGAAGAACGCGATCGATTGGTTGTCCCGGCCGTTCGGGGACGGAGCGATCAAGGGCAAGCCGCTCGCGGTCGTCGGCGCGGCGCACGGCCGCTACGGCGGCGTCTGGGCGCACGACGAGACCCGCAAGTCCTTCGGTCTCGCCGGCGCGCGGGTGGTGGAGGACCTGGAGCTGTCGTTGCCGACCGCCGAGCTGGGGGACCGGCATCCGCGGGAGAACGCCGAGGTCACCGCTCGTCTACGCGACATCGTCGGCAAACTGCTGGCCGAGACCGACTGA
- the nrdH gene encoding glutaredoxin-like protein NrdH produces the protein MTQPASVTVYTKPACVQCNATYKALEKQGIAYDVVDISLDDEARDYVMALGHLQAPVVVAGGEHWSGFRPDRIKALAGVAAASA, from the coding sequence ATGACTCAGCCCGCATCCGTCACCGTGTACACCAAGCCCGCCTGCGTGCAGTGCAACGCGACCTACAAGGCGCTCGAGAAGCAGGGCATCGCCTATGACGTCGTCGACATCAGCCTCGACGACGAGGCCCGCGACTACGTGATGGCGCTGGGCCACCTGCAGGCGCCCGTGGTGGTCGCGGGCGGCGAGCACTGGTCGGGCTTCCGTCCCGATCGGATCAAGGCGCTCGCCGGCGTCGCCGCAGCGTCTGCCTGA
- the nrdI gene encoding class Ib ribonucleoside-diphosphate reductase assembly flavoprotein NrdI: protein MSHLVYFSSVSENTHRFVTKLGLPAEQVTRIPLHERIEVDEPYVLVVPTYGGGKATPDINSGGYVPKQVIAFLNNEHNRSLLRGVIAAGNNNFGAEFAYAGNVISRKCAVPYLYRFELMGTPDDVDAVRAGLEDFWKEQTCHQPSQLQSL from the coding sequence GTGAGTCATCTCGTCTACTTCTCCAGCGTGTCCGAGAACACCCACCGCTTCGTCACGAAGCTGGGGCTGCCCGCCGAGCAGGTCACCAGGATCCCGCTGCACGAGCGCATCGAGGTCGATGAGCCCTACGTGCTGGTGGTGCCCACCTACGGCGGTGGGAAAGCCACACCCGACATCAACAGCGGTGGCTATGTGCCCAAGCAGGTCATCGCCTTTCTGAACAACGAGCACAACCGGTCGTTGCTCCGCGGCGTCATCGCCGCGGGGAACAACAATTTCGGCGCCGAGTTCGCCTATGCGGGCAACGTGATCTCCCGCAAATGTGCGGTGCCGTACCTCTATCGCTTCGAACTCATGGGAACCCCGGACGACGTGGATGCCGTCCGTGCCGGACTGGAAGATTTCTGGAAGGAACAGACGTGCCACCAACCGTCACAGCTGCAGAGCCTGTAA
- the nrdE gene encoding class 1b ribonucleoside-diphosphate reductase subunit alpha, protein MPPTVTAAEPVTTDGAHALPGETDYHALNAMLNLYDAEGRIQFDKDVLAAREFFLQHVNQNTVFFHNQDEKLDYLVQKNYYEREVLDQYSRNFVKTLLDRAYAKKFRFPTFLGAFKYYTSYTLKTFDGKRYLERFEDRVVMVALSLAAGDTTLAERLVDEIIDGRFQPATPTFLNAGKKQRGEPVSCFLLRIEDNMESIGRSINSALQLSKRGGGVALLLTNIREHGAPIKNIENQSSGVIPIMKLLEDSFSYANQLGARQGAGAVYLHAHHPDIYRFLDTKRENADEKIRIKTLSLGVVIPDITFELAKKNEDMYLFSPYDVERVYGIPFADVSVTEKYHEMVDDSRIRKTKIKAREFFQTLAELQFESGYPYIMYEDTVNRANPVDGKITHSNLCSEILQVSTPSEFNDDLSYAKVGKDISCNLGSLNIAKAMDSPDFAQTIEVAIRALTAVSDQTHITSVPSIEQGNNDSHAIGLGQMNLHGYLAREHIFYGSEEGVDFTNIYFYTVLYHALRASNRIAIERGTHFKGFERSKYASGEFFDKYTAQVWEPKTDKVRALFADAGIRIPTQQDWERLKESVQAHGIYNQNLQAVPPTGSISYINHSTSSIHPIASKVEIRKEGKIGRVYYPAPYMTNENLEYFQDAYEIGYEKVIDTYAAATQHVDQGLSLTLFFKDTATTRDVNKAQIYAWRKGIKTLYYIRLRQMALEGTEVEGCVSCML, encoded by the coding sequence GTGCCACCAACCGTCACAGCTGCAGAGCCTGTAACCACCGACGGCGCGCACGCGCTTCCGGGCGAAACGGATTACCACGCGCTCAACGCGATGCTGAACCTGTACGACGCCGAGGGCAGGATTCAGTTCGACAAGGACGTGCTCGCCGCCCGCGAGTTCTTCCTGCAGCACGTCAACCAGAACACCGTGTTCTTCCACAATCAGGACGAGAAGCTCGACTACCTGGTCCAGAAGAACTACTACGAGCGCGAGGTGCTCGACCAGTACTCCCGCAACTTCGTCAAGACGCTGCTGGATCGCGCGTACGCCAAGAAGTTCCGGTTCCCGACCTTTCTCGGCGCGTTCAAGTACTACACGTCCTACACGCTGAAGACCTTCGACGGGAAGCGCTACCTGGAGCGCTTCGAGGACCGCGTCGTCATGGTGGCCCTGTCGCTGGCGGCAGGCGACACCACGCTGGCCGAGAGGCTGGTCGACGAGATCATCGACGGCCGCTTCCAGCCCGCCACCCCGACGTTCCTCAACGCCGGCAAGAAGCAGCGCGGTGAGCCGGTGAGCTGCTTCCTGCTGCGCATCGAGGACAACATGGAGTCCATCGGGCGCTCCATCAACTCGGCGCTGCAGCTGTCCAAGCGTGGCGGCGGGGTTGCGTTGTTGCTGACCAACATTCGCGAGCACGGCGCACCGATCAAGAACATCGAGAACCAGAGCTCGGGTGTCATCCCGATCATGAAGCTGCTCGAGGATTCGTTCTCCTACGCCAACCAGCTCGGGGCCCGTCAGGGCGCCGGTGCGGTGTACCTGCACGCCCACCATCCCGACATCTACCGGTTCCTGGACACCAAGCGGGAGAACGCCGACGAGAAGATCCGGATCAAGACGCTGAGCCTCGGCGTGGTGATCCCGGACATCACGTTCGAGCTGGCCAAGAAGAACGAGGACATGTACCTGTTCTCGCCCTATGACGTCGAGCGGGTCTACGGCATCCCGTTCGCCGACGTCTCGGTCACCGAGAAGTACCACGAGATGGTCGACGACAGCCGCATCCGCAAGACCAAGATCAAGGCCCGCGAGTTCTTCCAGACGCTCGCCGAGCTGCAGTTCGAGTCGGGCTACCCGTACATCATGTACGAGGACACGGTGAACCGGGCCAACCCCGTCGACGGCAAGATCACCCACTCCAACCTGTGCTCGGAGATCCTGCAGGTCTCGACCCCCTCGGAGTTCAACGACGACCTGTCCTACGCCAAGGTGGGCAAGGACATCTCGTGCAACCTGGGGTCGCTGAACATCGCCAAGGCGATGGACTCACCGGACTTCGCGCAGACCATCGAGGTGGCCATCCGGGCGCTGACCGCGGTGAGCGACCAGACCCACATCACGTCGGTGCCGTCGATCGAACAGGGCAACAACGACTCTCACGCCATCGGCCTCGGGCAGATGAACCTGCACGGCTATCTGGCGCGCGAGCACATCTTCTACGGCTCCGAAGAAGGTGTGGACTTCACCAACATCTACTTCTACACCGTGCTCTACCACGCGCTGCGGGCGTCGAACCGCATCGCGATCGAGCGGGGCACCCACTTCAAGGGTTTCGAACGCTCGAAGTACGCCAGCGGCGAGTTCTTCGACAAGTACACCGCCCAGGTGTGGGAACCCAAGACCGACAAGGTGCGCGCGCTGTTCGCCGATGCCGGCATCCGCATCCCGACCCAGCAGGACTGGGAGCGGCTCAAGGAATCGGTGCAGGCCCACGGCATCTACAACCAGAACCTGCAGGCGGTCCCGCCGACCGGATCGATCAGCTACATCAACCACTCGACCAGCTCTATCCACCCGATCGCCAGCAAGGTCGAGATCCGCAAGGAAGGCAAGATCGGCCGCGTCTACTATCCAGCGCCGTACATGACCAACGAGAACCTGGAGTACTTCCAGGACGCCTACGAGATCGGCTACGAGAAGGTCATCGACACCTACGCCGCGGCGACCCAGCACGTCGACCAGGGGCTGAGCCTGACGCTGTTCTTCAAGGACACCGCCACCACTCGCGACGTGAACAAGGCGCAGATCTATGCGTGGCGCAAGGGCATCAAGACGCTGTACTACATCCGGCTGCGTCAGATGGCTTTGGAGGGAACCGAAGTCGAGGGTTGCGTGTCCTGCATGCTGTGA
- a CDS encoding MarR family winged helix-turn-helix transcriptional regulator, with amino-acid sequence MTDYPLTPVQQRAWLNYMRVYHRLEYEMNHHLRAECGLSLYDYTVLNSLSRAPDRRLQVTSLATVIGWERSRLSHHLVRMARRGLVDRLASETDGRGTLIVLSAQGWELLVRAAPVHAEWVRRTFFDDLDPEREETLADILATVHEGLLREGTLPRPDV; translated from the coding sequence GTGACCGATTACCCGCTGACACCGGTCCAGCAGCGCGCGTGGTTGAACTACATGCGCGTCTACCATCGGCTCGAGTACGAGATGAACCATCACCTGCGGGCCGAATGCGGACTCTCGCTCTACGACTACACGGTGCTCAACTCGCTGTCGCGCGCACCGGATCGCCGCCTACAGGTGACATCGCTGGCGACGGTGATCGGCTGGGAGCGCAGCCGGCTGTCGCACCACCTCGTGCGGATGGCGCGACGTGGCCTCGTCGACCGTTTGGCGTCGGAAACCGATGGTCGGGGCACGTTGATCGTCCTGTCGGCTCAGGGCTGGGAACTGCTCGTGCGCGCCGCTCCGGTGCATGCGGAGTGGGTGCGTCGTACCTTCTTCGACGACCTGGATCCCGAACGGGAGGAAACCCTCGCCGACATCCTCGCCACCGTGCACGAGGGATTGTTGCGCGAGGGTACCCTGCCGCGTCCGGACGTCTAG